The following proteins are encoded in a genomic region of Oryctolagus cuniculus chromosome 6, mOryCun1.1, whole genome shotgun sequence:
- the UBE2B gene encoding ubiquitin-conjugating enzyme E2 B yields MSTPARRRLMRDFKRLQEDPPVGVSGAPSENNIMQWNAVIFGPEGTPFEDGTFKLVIEFSEEYPNKPPTVRFLSKMFHPNVYADGSICLDILQNRWSPTYDVSSILTSIQSLLDEPNPNSPANSQAAQLYQENKREYEKRVSAIVEQSWNDS; encoded by the exons ATGTCGACCCCGGCGCGGAGGAGGCTCATGCGGGATTTCAAGCG ACTGCAGGAGGACCCACCTGTGGGTGTCAGCGGCGCACCGTCGGAAAACAACATCATGCAGTGGAATGCGGTTATATTTGG ACCAGAAGGGACACCCTTTGAAGATG GTACTTTTAAACTAGTGATAGAATTTTCTGAAGAATATCCAAATAAGCCGCCAACTGTTAGGTTTTTATCCAAAATGTTTCATCCCAATG TGTATGCTGATGGTAGCATATGTTTAGATATCCTTCAGAATAGATGGAGTCCGACATACGATGTATCTTCTATCTTAACATCAATTCAG TCTCTGCTGGATGAACCGAATCCAAACAGTCCAGCCAATAGCCAGGCAGCACAGCTTTATCAGGAAAACAAACGGGAATATGAGAAAAGAGTGTCGGCCATTGTTGAGCAAAGCTGGAATGATTCCTAA
- the UBE2B gene encoding ubiquitin-conjugating enzyme E2 B isoform X1, whose amino-acid sequence MQWNAVIFGPEGTPFEDGTFKLVIEFSEEYPNKPPTVRFLSKMFHPNVYADGSICLDILQNRWSPTYDVSSILTSIQSLLDEPNPNSPANSQAAQLYQENKREYEKRVSAIVEQSWNDS is encoded by the exons ATGCAGTGGAATGCGGTTATATTTGG ACCAGAAGGGACACCCTTTGAAGATG GTACTTTTAAACTAGTGATAGAATTTTCTGAAGAATATCCAAATAAGCCGCCAACTGTTAGGTTTTTATCCAAAATGTTTCATCCCAATG TGTATGCTGATGGTAGCATATGTTTAGATATCCTTCAGAATAGATGGAGTCCGACATACGATGTATCTTCTATCTTAACATCAATTCAG TCTCTGCTGGATGAACCGAATCCAAACAGTCCAGCCAATAGCCAGGCAGCACAGCTTTATCAGGAAAACAAACGGGAATATGAGAAAAGAGTGTCGGCCATTGTTGAGCAAAGCTGGAATGATTCCTAA
- the LOC100339055 gene encoding serine/threonine-protein kinase MARK2 isoform X1: protein MEGPLDVHPSLDGYRFMYAIGRGGFGLVKLAWHLASGKYVAVKILLQDGSPSSSLSAQGEVVILRSLWHDNIMRLLEKRHTETHLFLVMELAARGSLYHYVQEQDGLAEDEARALFGQALAAVSYCHGQRVAHWDLKLDNLLLDEHMNIKLADFRLSLRLEQGTLVRDACGTPEYCAPEVFLGEAYDALKADVWSLGVVLFAMLEATLPFGGKDSEELQDRVLCGTYVVPRGISPALQELLAWLLTIDASGRPSAEDARTHSWFSPGREAAQEHEEGAVTLLQPLGIPRDLEAREYLVGLGLLPGTGTEGTPGPQSQDSMSLPKSSQNSKCPPP, encoded by the coding sequence ATGGAAGGCCCCTTGGACGTCCATCCTTCTCTGGACGGGTACCGCTTCATGTATGCGATCGGCCGGGGCGGCTTCGGCCTGGTGAAGCTGGCATGGCACCTGGCGTCAGGCAAGTACGTGGCAGTGAAGATCCTCCTGCAAGACGGCTCTCCCAGCAGCTCGCTGTCCGCGCAGGGGGAAGTGGTCATCCTGAGGAGCCTGTGGCACGACAACATCATGCGGCTGCTGGAGAAGCGGCACACGGAGACGCACCTGTTCCTGGTCATGGAGCTGGCGGCCAGGGGCTCGCTCTATCACTACGTGCAGGAGCAGGACGGCCTGGCCGAGGACGAGGCCAGGGCCCTGTTTGGCCAGGCGCTGGCCGCTGTGAGCTACTGCCATGGTCAGCGCGTGGCACACTGGGACCTCAAGCTGGACAACCTGCTGCTGGACGAGCACATGAACATCAAGCTGGCGGACTTCAGGCTGAGCCTGCGGCTGGAGCAGGGCACGCTGGTAAGGGACGCCTGCGGGACCCCCGAGTACTGCGCACCAGAGGTTTTCCTCGGGGAGGCCTACGACGCATTAAAGGCCGACGTGTGGAGTCTGGGGGTGGTGCTGTTTGCCATGCTGGAGGCCACGCTGCCCTTTGGCGGCAAAGACTCGGAAGAGCTGCAGGACCGGGTGCTGTGCGGCACCTACGTGGTGCCACGTGgcatcagcccagccctgcaggagctgctggcgTGGCTGCTCACCATCGATGCCTCGGGGAGGCCCAGTGCGGAGGACGCCAGGACCCACTcgtggttcagccctggccgAGAAGCAGCCCAGGAGCACGAGGAGGGTGCGGTcaccctgctgcagcccctgggcaTTCCCCGGGACCTGGAGGCCAGGGAGTACCTGGTGGGCCTCGGCCTGCTGCCAGGCACGGGGACCGAGGGGACGCCAGGCCCTCAGTCCCAGGACTCCATGTCCCTGCCCAAGTCCTCGCAGAACAGCAAGTGCCCCCCCCCATAG
- the LOC100339055 gene encoding MAP/microtubule affinity-regulating kinase 3 isoform X2 codes for MEGPLDVHPSLDGYRFMYAIGRGGFGLVKLAWHLASGKYVAVKILLQDGSPSSSLSAQGEVVILRSLWHDNIMRLLEKRHTETHLFLVMELAARGSLYHYVQEQDGLAEDEARALFGQALAAVSYCHGQRVAHWDLKLDNLLLDEHMNIKLADFRLSLRLEQGTLDSHSRRGALLPAPPPTPPKSPASHSRRGALLPAPPPSQPPRCRPPAPVPGAVWTSQSQKPPQLPVSLRGLGPQPPLTPQTPQPAPRARGRASAGLAGGSSGSC; via the exons ATGGAAGGCCCCTTGGACGTCCATCCTTCTCTGGACGGGTACCGCTTCATGTATGCGATCGGCCGGGGCGGCTTCGGCCTGGTGAAGCTGGCATGGCACCTGGCGTCAGGCAAGTACGTGGCAGTGAAGATCCTCCTGCAAGACGGCTCTCCCAGCAGCTCGCTGTCCGCGCAGGGGGAAGTGGTCATCCTGAGGAGCCTGTGGCACGACAACATCATGCGGCTGCTGGAGAAGCGGCACACGGAGACGCACCTGTTCCTGGTCATGGAGCTGGCGGCCAGGGGCTCGCTCTATCACTACGTGCAGGAGCAGGACGGCCTGGCCGAGGACGAGGCCAGGGCCCTGTTTGGCCAGGCGCTGGCCGCTGTGAGCTACTGCCATGGTCAGCGCGTGGCACACTGGGACCTCAAGCTGGACAACCTGCTGCTGGACGAGCACATGAACATCAAGCTGGCGGACTTCAGGCTGAGCCTGCGGCTGGAGCAGGGCACGCTG GACAGCCacagcaggagaggagccctgctcccagcgccGCCCCCGACTCCCCCAAAGTCTCCA gccagccacagcaggagaggagccctgctcccagcaccGCCCCCAAGCCAGCCTCCAAGGTGTCGCCCTCCAGCCCCAGTGCCAGGAGCCGTGTGGACCTCGCAGAGCCAGAAGCCGCCGCAGCTGCCCGTGAGCCTGAGGGGGCTGGGACCGCAGCCACCGCTGACACCACAGACTCCACAGCCAGCACCCAGGGCAAGAGGCAGGGCCAGCGCGGGGTTGGCAGGAGGATCCTCCGGTTCCTGCTGA